A region of Pseudopipra pipra isolate bDixPip1 chromosome 10, bDixPip1.hap1, whole genome shotgun sequence DNA encodes the following proteins:
- the MME gene encoding neprilysin, whose amino-acid sequence MGKSESQLDITEMSAPKPKKKGRWSGLEVGLAVVAALLAIVAVTMTVLYATYDDGVCKTADCIKAAARILENMDRSAQPCGDFYQFACGGWLRRNVIPETSSRYSNFDILRDELEVVLKDVLDTPSTKDIPAVQKAKTLYRSCINETAIDSRGGRPLISLLPNVSDWPVASTDWEASYGTAWTAEAAIAQLNSRYGKKVLINFFVGTDDKNSTAHIIHIDQPGLGLPSRDYYECTGAYKEACSAYVDFMISVAKLILQERNISVTEDEISQQMNTVMDLEKEIANATTKSEDRNDPLLLYNKMTLAQLQNNFSLEINNKAFNWSEFINAIMSTVQINVASTEHVVVYDPDYLLKLRSILSKYSPRDLQNYMTWRFVMDLVNSLSRDYKDTRNAFRKALYGTTSETAVWRRCANYVNGNMENAVGRLYVEEAFAGDSKHVVEEMIADIRDVFIKTLDELSWMDAETKKRAEQKARAIRERIGYPDEIVTDDNKLNSEYQELNYKEEEYFENIIQNLEFTQKKRLKKLREKVDKEEWISGAAVVNAFYSASRNQIVFPAGILQPPFFSASQPKALNYGGIGMVIGHEITHGFDDNGRNFNENGDLVDWWTEESATNFKELSQCMVYQYGNFSWDLAGGQNLSGINTLGENIADNGGVRQAYKAYENYVKKHGKEKLLPGLDMNHKQLFFLNFAQVWCGTYRPEYAVNSIKTDVHSPGKFRVLGSLQNSPEFSEAFSCTTQDNMDPAKKCRVW is encoded by the exons ATGGGCAAGTCAGAAAGCCAGCTGGATATCACTGAAATGAGCGCTCCCAAGCCGAAGAAGAAGGGGCGCTGGAGCGGCCTGGAGGTGGGGCTGGCCGTGGTGGCAGCGCTGTTGGCCATCGTGGCCGTCACCATGACCGTCCTGTACGCCACCTACGACG ATGGGGTTTGCAAGACAGCAGACTGCATAAAAGCAG CCGCCCGGATCCTGGAGAACATGGACcgcagtgcccagccctgcgGGGACTTCTACCAGTTCGCCTGCGGGGGGTGGCTGCGCAGGAACGTCATCCCCGAGACCAGCTCCCGTTATAGCAACTTTGACATTTTGAGAGACGAACTAGAGGTCGTTCTAAAAG ATGTCCTCGACACCCCCAGCACCAAGGACATCCCTGCAGTGCAGAAGGCAAAGACTCTGTACAGGTCCTGCATTAATGAAA CTGCCATTGATAGCAGAGGTGGAAGGCCTTTAATCAGTTTATTGCCAAATGTGTCTGACTGGCCTGTAGCATCAACTGACTGGGAGGCTTCCTATG GTACTGCCTGGACAGCTGAGGCAGCTATTGCACAGCTCAACTCCAGATATGGGAAAAAGGtccttattaatttttttgtgggCACAGACGATAAGAATTCCACAGCACACATCATCCAT aTTGATCAGCCTGGCCTGGGCCTGCCTTCCCGGGACTACTATGAGTGCACTGGGGCATACAAAGAG GCATGTTCTGCCTATGTTGATTTCATGATTTCTGTAGCCAAACTAATCCTAcaagaaagaaacatttctgtcaCTGAGGATGAGATTTCTCAGCAAATGAATACAGTCATGGACCTGGAGAAAGAGATTGCCAat GCAACAACAAAATCTGAAGACAGAAATGATCCGCTTTTGCTCTACAATAAAATGACGTTGGCACAACTCCAAAACAACTTCTCACTGGAAATCAATAATAAG GCATTCAACTGGTCAGAATTCATAAATGCCATCATGTCAACTGTGCAAATCAACGTGGCCAGCACCGAACATGTCGTCGTTTACGACCCCGACTACCTGCTCAAGCTCAGGTCTATTCTCAGCAAATACTCCCCCAG GGACCTTCAAAATTACATGACCTGGCGGTTTGTGATGGACCTTGTCAACAGCCTCAGCCGGGACTACAAGGACACCAGGAATGCTTTCCGCAAG GCACTTTATGGCACGACCTCGGAGACGGCAGTTTGGCGCCGCTGTGCCAATTATGTCAACGGGAACATGGAGAACGCCGTGGGACGGCTCTACGTGGAGGAGGCCTTTGCTGGAGACAGCAAACACGTG GTTGAGGAAATGATTGCAGATATACGTGATGTTTTTATAAAAACCTTGGATGAACTTTCCTGGATGGATGCAGAGACCAAAAAGAGAGCAGAACAAAAA GCGAGAGCAATCAGAGAGAGGATTGGTTACCCCGACGAGATCGTGACAGATGACAACAAGCTCAACAGTGAGTACCAGGAG TTGAACTACAAAGAAGAGGAATACTTTGAAAACATTATTCAAAATTTAGAATTTACCCAGAAGAAAAGGTTGAAAAAGCTCAGAGAAAAGGTGGACAAAGAGGA GTGGATAAGTGGAGCTGCTGTTGTCAATGCTTTTTACTCAGCAAGTAGAAATCAGATAG TCTTCCCTGCAGGCATTCTGCAGCCCCCTTTCTTCAGTGCCTCCCAGCCCAAGGCCCTGAACTACGGCGGGATAGGGATGGTCATCGGGCACGAGATCACCCACGGCTTCGACGACAACG GCAGGAATTTCAATGAGAACGGAGACCTGGTGGACTGGTGGACAGAGGAGTCAGCAACCAACTTCAAGGAGCTGTCCCAGTGCATGGTGTACCAGTATGGGAACTTCTCCTGGGACCTGGCCGGGGGACAGAAC CTCAGTGGAATCAACACACTGGGAGAAAACATTGCTGATAACGGGGGTGTGAGACAAGCATACAAG GCCTATGAAAACTATGTGAAAaagcatggaaaagaaaaactccTTCCTGGTCTCGACATGAACCACAAGCAGCTGTTTTTCCTGAATTTCGCACAG gtgtggtgTGGAACGTACAGACCAGAATATGCCGTGAACTCCATCAAGACGGACGTGCACAGCCCGGGCAAATTCAG ggTCCTCGGATCACTGCAGAACTCTCCAGAGTTTTCTGAAGCCTTTTCCTGCACCACGCAAGACAACATGGATCCTGCTAAGAAGTGCCGTGTTTGGTGA